TTCTTCTAGAAGCATCCTAAAGCACTTTACTAGTGTTATACATGCAGGGATCACTTCACCCAAACCACCGCAGAGTGGAGTGCAACAGTTTTAACAATTTATCTCATGAAAGTGATGGTACATGTATAAATATCTGTGCATCAAGATAAGACTATATCCATTATTTTATGTCAGTTTCCACACACAGGATGTATTCTTGGGTTACGACTATAAAAGAGCTTCCTCTTTCAGAAAAGAAGAGGAAACAATGTAATTGCCTGAAAAACGCCACAGGGCACAGTGTAAAGGGTCTCAGcaaagtaaaaattaaattaatcttaAAACTCAATTGGACTGAGACCCCCCAGTAGATCACAATCCATTCTGGGAAACCACTATGTATTATAGTGATCTTCTTTTCCTGCCCATAAAACTGGGAAACTGGACTCTATATTATAATATTACCGTAGTCATTGCTATCAAAACATAGTCTTCAAACATTAAAAATGACATGTGAGGAGTGCAGGGTACATTTTGTACATTCTCCACTATGACGCTGGCTAACCAGTGCTGTTTGTGGAATCTCTAAATACCTTTCATTAGctagtgaaaacaagaaatgGGAGGTtttacaataaaacattaaacATAACTGCAGCCAAGAAAAGTGCAACTTTTTCTCCACAAAAATACTTTACACAAAGTATTAAACAAAACTGTTGAACAGCATTTTGAGTAATCTAAATTAAATAcctaaaaaaatacaaataaaatattttttgcataGAATTAAGGATAGTGCAACACAGCATAACATTTTGTAGCATAAGAAATGGTCAACTCACAAAGGGCTATATTAACCATTTTCTTTAATCACTGAAATTGTAGCAACTAAAGTAGTAGTAAATCAACGTGACTTGGTCTATTGGGAAAGTCACTTTAAATTAAAAGTTAACTGACATAATGTTATATGTTAAGCCACTGCAAATAGTTTTCAGATTTACTTTGGCATTATCAGCCCTGCTCTCTTTTGgtaatcagaaaaacaaaagaattttcaaaaataatatggAAGATTAAAGAGCATATGTTTATTTAGAACCCAATTAAGAAAAATCCCTACATATCGAGCTTCTGTTTTCTGCAGAGatttttggaggctgccacatgTATCAGCCTTGCATGCCTGTTGTACAGAAGCTgtattattttgttgttgtttctttttgctGAATGGGGCCCTAACTGCTTGGAGTAAGTGTATTCATGAAACTATGTCACTGAACACTTCTaagattaaaaatagaaaatttgaGTAGagttaagaaaaaataattagacTCCACTGCCTTTCTCCTCTTCTATTCAGTTATACCTGTAGTAAGTGAATGCAAAGTACTACCTTAGAATGGTAGACTAACTCCCACTTTAGAGATGGGTAAGTGACTATACAAGGTGTAacaaatggagaatcaggcccaaaaattttaaagaaacaacactagtttgtggggaaaaaaaaataacttctGTATACAGTTACTGCCTGTTTAAGATAGCAATCAGGAAACAGAGACAGCAAGATCTGTGAAAATACACCAATGCCTTCCTCAGTATTATACTGAGTAGCCTATGCTGAACCAGCTAGTTAAAACATCTGCTATGCTGCTTGAAAGTCAGCTGACTCCTCCTCTTGGGGACAATTTGGTAACAGagttaaataaatgaaatattttaaataaataaaatatatcttactataaaatatattttcccaaGATTATGATGGTTATCGTTGTTTCTGTGATGAAAGTGTCTGACTTGCTAGATTTCATTTTCTTTAGCCTTTTTTGAATTCTGTTGCCACTTACGAATGGCAGTTCCAGAGCTACTGGCTACTACACAAAGGGCACCACCCACCGTCCACCAAGTTGGCAGATGATTGAGGAAAAGAATCTGTAAGATAAAAGCGAACACCACATCCATGGTTTTCATTATGGCAACAGGACCAGCCTTCTCTATCTGTAATGCTTTTGTGAGAAATATCTGACCCCCCAACCCTAACAGTCCAATTAATATTAGGAGAAATCTATCTGTACCACAATATGGTAAAGTCCATTCATCTATTACAAACAGTGCAACAATGCATACAATTAATCCAATTACTGCATAATACCAAATAGACAAAAAATAATGCACAGATTTTCCCATCTTTCTTAATATAACAAAAGTTGAAGCTGTTGATACTGCACTTATAACAGCAGCTATTGTTCCTTTAAGATGATTTGTATAGCTTCCTTCAATCCCTATAATATTGGATCCAAACAGAAAAGGCGGTCTTGCAATAAGAACCACTCCAGTGATCGTAAAGAGGGTAAAAAGAAGATCCCAAAGGCTGTATTTCTCCTTGAGAAATATCCAGGCTAACAATGATGTAAAAACTGGACTGCTGAAAGTTATAACAGTGGCATCAGCTAGAGGCATTACTTGGAAAGCATAGTAGAGAAGAATCATTGCACCAGAGCCAAGGAATCCtcgaaagaaaagaaaaactcgTTTACCTTTTGGTCCCAAAAACCCTGttctgaaaattaaaaagaaaaacaaagatataATCACATTGATTTCATAGCCTGATGATTCATAATCAAACATTTAATTTCACTACATTCATACCCTCAAATGAGGGACTTTTTATCATGAAACTGTCAGAATACCTTAATTTGGCTCTCTGCAGAGATTTTTTTTGGATTACTGTAACACCCAGAAGCCTCCATCAGAATCAAgatcccattgtactaggtaGGCATTGTTGTACTGCTTGCAAAATAACTCCATAGAAAATAATATAAAGAGAAATCCTACTAATGACTTTCTATTTTTAAGGATAATATCTCAGAGTTTCAGTGAGGTATTTTTGGAATAATCCCTTCTTCTACTGCTCAGAGGCTCAAAATATTTCAGAGATGTTTTCTGAATCTCAATGTCATTAAGAAAACAATGCTATTTATTTAGTGAGAAGTTACAAATG
The sequence above is drawn from the Natator depressus isolate rNatDep1 chromosome 7, rNatDep2.hap1, whole genome shotgun sequence genome and encodes:
- the SLC35G1 gene encoding solute carrier family 35 member G1, translating into MVRHLGSGGAAAAPPVGGREPAPPRSEEDAGGARQHPPCQAGAMEAAGAQEPGGGGCSCCSGSSRPRCRLPWARKTPGTKKKFTCPGLGLFYTILSAFLFSVASLFLKKIEDVHSVEISAFRCVFQMAFVLPGLIYYKTGFLGPKGKRVFLFFRGFLGSGAMILLYYAFQVMPLADATVITFSSPVFTSLLAWIFLKEKYSLWDLLFTLFTITGVVLIARPPFLFGSNIIGIEGSYTNHLKGTIAAVISAVSTASTFVILRKMGKSVHYFLSIWYYAVIGLIVCIVALFVIDEWTLPYCGTDRFLLILIGLLGLGGQIFLTKALQIEKAGPVAIMKTMDVVFAFILQILFLNHLPTWWTVGGALCVVASSSGTAIRKWQQNSKKAKENEI